The following are from one region of the Natronosporangium hydrolyticum genome:
- a CDS encoding phosphatidate cytidylyltransferase, with protein sequence MGDLSGASAGGAPLPPQSGSDPLPKAPPSAPHAADAPPSGGGSDQPSPAQPRAGRNLPAAFAVGGALAVAVLASLLVWRPAFLVVVVAAVAVGTWETTRAVQTTGARPPLVPLLVGGAVMSAVGWFIGPAGLTLGLLLTAAGIFAWRLAAGPDNYLRDVGSAFMIAVYVPFLAGFAALLGAADDGHWRVLVTLAVVVLCDTGGYVAGVFFGRHPLAPRVSPKKSWEGLVGSLLAAATGGAVGLWLAFGVGWWWGALFGLLVAGAAVLGDLTESVLKRDLKVKDMSGLLPGHGGLMDRLDSILFAAPAAYLLLSVVAH encoded by the coding sequence ATGGGCGACCTCTCTGGGGCGTCCGCGGGCGGAGCGCCGCTGCCACCGCAGTCTGGATCCGACCCGCTGCCGAAAGCTCCCCCCTCCGCACCCCACGCTGCTGATGCTCCGCCGAGCGGCGGTGGCTCGGACCAACCATCGCCGGCCCAGCCGCGCGCCGGACGTAACCTCCCCGCGGCGTTCGCGGTCGGCGGCGCACTCGCGGTAGCGGTCCTCGCGTCGCTGCTGGTGTGGCGGCCCGCGTTCCTGGTCGTGGTCGTGGCCGCGGTAGCGGTCGGCACCTGGGAGACGACGCGGGCGGTGCAGACTACGGGGGCGAGGCCGCCGCTGGTGCCGCTGCTCGTCGGCGGCGCGGTGATGTCGGCCGTGGGTTGGTTCATCGGCCCCGCCGGTTTGACGCTCGGACTACTCCTGACCGCTGCGGGCATCTTCGCCTGGCGGCTGGCCGCCGGCCCCGACAACTACCTACGGGATGTCGGCTCGGCCTTCATGATCGCGGTCTATGTCCCCTTCCTCGCCGGCTTCGCCGCCCTGCTGGGGGCGGCAGACGACGGCCACTGGCGGGTGCTGGTGACGCTGGCGGTGGTGGTGCTGTGCGACACCGGTGGCTACGTCGCCGGGGTGTTCTTCGGACGGCACCCGCTCGCCCCCCGGGTCAGCCCGAAGAAGTCTTGGGAAGGGTTGGTCGGGTCACTTTTGGCGGCGGCGACTGGGGGAGCGGTCGGTCTGTGGCTAGCCTTCGGAGTCGGCTGGTGGTGGGGCGCTCTGTTCGGCTTGCTCGTCGCGGGCGCCGCGGTGCTCGGCGACCTGACCGAGTCGGTGCTGAAGCGTGACTTGAAGGTGAAAGACATGAGTGGCCTGCTGCCCGGACATGGTGGCCTGATGGACCGGCTCGATTCGATCCTCTTCGCCGCGCCCGCTGCATACCTGCTACTGAGTGTTGTGGCCCACTAA
- the frr gene encoding ribosome recycling factor, which translates to MIDEALFEAEEKMERAIAHAKEEFGAIRTGRASAAIFAKIMIDYYGSPTPLPQLASIGTPEPRMAIIKPYDTSQIAAVEKAIRDSDLGVNPSNEGAQLRVVLPQMTEERRREMIKKARGKAEDAKISIRNIRRKAKEEIDRLVKEGEVGEDEGRRAERELEEITHRQVGHVDEILKHKEAELLEV; encoded by the coding sequence GTGATCGACGAGGCACTCTTCGAGGCTGAGGAGAAGATGGAGCGCGCGATCGCGCACGCCAAGGAGGAGTTCGGTGCGATCCGGACCGGCCGGGCGAGCGCGGCGATCTTCGCAAAGATCATGATCGACTACTACGGATCGCCGACCCCGCTGCCGCAGCTGGCGTCGATCGGCACTCCCGAACCGCGAATGGCGATCATCAAGCCCTACGACACCTCCCAGATCGCGGCGGTGGAGAAGGCCATCCGGGATTCCGACCTCGGTGTCAATCCCAGCAACGAGGGCGCCCAGTTGCGGGTGGTGCTGCCGCAGATGACTGAGGAACGCCGGCGCGAGATGATCAAGAAAGCGCGCGGCAAGGCAGAGGACGCCAAGATCTCTATCCGCAACATTCGCCGGAAGGCCAAGGAGGAGATCGACCGCCTGGTCAAGGAGGGTGAGGTCGGCGAGGACGAGGGCCGGCGCGCGGAGCGGGAGCTGGAGGAGATCACCCATCGGCAGGTGGGGCACGTCGACGAGATCCTCAAGCACAAGGAAGCCGAGCTGCTCGAGGTCTGA
- the pyrH gene encoding UMP kinase — translation MTQVVAEKQGGAESAGPPAAFRRVVLKLSGEVFGGGEIGVDPDVVQSLARQIATVVQQGVQVAVVVGGGNFFRGSELQQRGMDRPRADYMGMLGTVMNCLALQDFLERQGIDTRVQTAITMAQVAEPYIPRRAIRHLEKGRVVIFGAGAGMPYFSTDTVSAQRALEIHADAVLMSKNGVDGVYTADPRTDPTARKLDTVTFAEALRQGLRVVDAAAFSLCMENSLPMLVFGAEGTDTIIKAVSGDRRTGTLLTAG, via the coding sequence ATGACGCAGGTGGTAGCCGAGAAACAAGGCGGAGCCGAGTCGGCGGGGCCACCCGCTGCTTTTCGGCGAGTGGTGTTGAAGCTCTCCGGCGAGGTCTTCGGCGGTGGTGAGATCGGCGTCGACCCGGATGTGGTCCAGTCGCTGGCTCGGCAGATCGCCACCGTCGTTCAGCAGGGCGTGCAGGTAGCCGTCGTGGTCGGCGGCGGTAACTTCTTCCGGGGTTCGGAGCTGCAGCAGCGGGGGATGGACCGGCCCCGGGCGGATTACATGGGCATGCTCGGCACGGTGATGAACTGCCTGGCGTTGCAGGATTTCCTGGAGCGCCAGGGGATCGACACCAGGGTGCAGACTGCGATCACCATGGCGCAGGTCGCCGAGCCGTACATTCCGCGTCGGGCGATCCGGCATCTGGAGAAGGGCCGGGTGGTGATCTTCGGTGCCGGCGCCGGCATGCCGTACTTCTCCACCGATACGGTCTCGGCGCAGCGGGCGTTGGAGATTCACGCCGACGCGGTGCTGATGAGCAAGAACGGTGTCGACGGTGTGTATACCGCCGATCCTCGTACCGATCCGACCGCCCGGAAGCTGGACACGGTCACCTTCGCCGAGGCGCTCCGGCAAGGGCTGCGGGTGGTCGACGCCGCCGCGTTCAGCCTGTGCATGGAGAACAGCCTGCCGATGCTGGTCTTCGGCGCGGAAGGCACCGACACGATCATCAAGGCGGTCAGCGGTGATCGACGTACCGGCACGCTCCTGACCGCGGGCTAG
- the tsf gene encoding translation elongation factor Ts: protein MAEFTAADVKKLRDLTGAGMLDCKNALTEVGGDVEQAVEVLRIKGAKDIGKRAGRTAANGLVAHAGNSLLELNCETDFVAKNEEFVALGQQLVEQVEAAAPADVPALLDSTLPSGRSVGETVSEAAAKIGEKLVVNRFQTLTGDTVVYLHRKSPDLPPQVGVLVSYTGAGEAAESDARAVAMQVAAMRPRYLTRDEVPADVVESERRIAEQTAREEGKPEAALPKIIEGRVNAFFKDSVLLEQASVVEQKKTVTQVIGEAGLTVTGFVRFEVGQS, encoded by the coding sequence ATGGCAGAGTTCACGGCCGCGGACGTCAAGAAGCTCCGCGATCTCACCGGCGCCGGCATGCTGGACTGCAAGAACGCGCTCACCGAGGTGGGGGGCGATGTCGAGCAGGCGGTCGAGGTTTTGCGGATCAAGGGCGCCAAGGACATCGGTAAGCGGGCTGGCCGGACCGCCGCCAACGGGCTAGTCGCCCACGCCGGCAACTCCCTGCTCGAGCTCAACTGCGAGACCGACTTCGTCGCCAAGAACGAGGAGTTTGTCGCGCTCGGGCAGCAGCTGGTGGAGCAGGTCGAGGCGGCTGCGCCGGCCGATGTGCCGGCGTTGCTGGACTCGACTCTGCCGTCCGGGCGCAGCGTGGGCGAGACGGTCAGTGAGGCCGCCGCCAAGATTGGCGAGAAGCTGGTGGTAAACCGGTTCCAGACGCTGACCGGCGACACCGTCGTCTACCTGCACCGTAAGAGCCCGGATCTGCCGCCGCAGGTCGGCGTGCTGGTGTCGTACACCGGCGCGGGGGAGGCTGCCGAGTCGGACGCCCGGGCGGTGGCGATGCAGGTCGCCGCGATGCGCCCTCGCTACCTGACCCGGGACGAGGTGCCGGCCGACGTGGTCGAGTCCGAGCGGCGGATCGCCGAGCAGACCGCTCGGGAGGAAGGTAAGCCGGAGGCCGCCCTGCCCAAGATCATCGAGGGTCGGGTGAACGCTTTCTTCAAGGACTCGGTCCTGCTTGAGCAGGCTTCGGTGGTGGAGCAGAAGAAGACCGTTACGCAGGTGATCGGTGAGGCCGGACTCACTGTCACCGGGTTCGTACGCTTCGAGGTCGGCCAGTCCTGA
- the rpsB gene encoding 30S ribosomal protein S2 yields the protein MAVVTMRQLLESGVHFGHQTRRWNPKMKRYIFTERNGIYIIDLRQTLDYIAKAYDYIKHTVAEGGSILFVGTKKQAQEAVAEQAARVGMPYVNHRWLGGMLTNFQTVHKRLLRMKELEALDLTGTAEGYTKKETLHLSREKTKLTRTLGGLRDMQKLPAAIWVVDTKKEHIAVDEARKLGIPVIAILDTNCDPDEVDFPIPGNDDAIRSAELLTKVVAAAVADGLIARSGKHRGEDKPEPGVVGADEPLAEWERELLGASDQPAGSGHPAPSADPAAAQPVEQPLAGQAAAHETEAGETRLEQPASTPAAE from the coding sequence ATGGCCGTAGTGACCATGCGTCAACTGCTGGAGAGCGGCGTCCACTTCGGGCACCAGACCCGGCGGTGGAACCCGAAGATGAAGCGCTACATCTTCACCGAGCGCAACGGCATCTACATCATCGACCTTCGGCAGACGCTCGACTACATCGCCAAGGCGTACGACTACATCAAGCACACCGTTGCCGAGGGCGGTTCGATCCTGTTCGTCGGGACGAAGAAGCAGGCCCAGGAGGCGGTGGCGGAGCAGGCCGCCCGGGTGGGTATGCCCTACGTCAACCACCGCTGGCTGGGCGGCATGCTCACTAACTTCCAGACGGTGCACAAGCGGCTGCTGCGGATGAAGGAGCTGGAGGCGCTCGACCTCACCGGCACCGCCGAGGGTTACACCAAGAAGGAGACGCTTCACCTGTCGCGGGAGAAGACGAAGCTGACCCGTACCCTTGGTGGGCTGCGGGATATGCAGAAGCTGCCTGCGGCGATCTGGGTGGTGGACACCAAGAAGGAGCACATCGCCGTCGACGAGGCCCGGAAGCTGGGCATCCCGGTGATCGCGATCCTGGACACCAACTGTGACCCCGATGAGGTCGACTTCCCGATCCCGGGTAACGACGACGCGATCCGCTCCGCCGAGCTGCTGACCAAGGTCGTCGCCGCGGCGGTGGCGGATGGCCTGATCGCCCGGTCCGGCAAGCACCGCGGCGAGGACAAGCCCGAGCCGGGTGTGGTCGGCGCCGATGAGCCGCTCGCCGAGTGGGAGCGCGAGCTGCTGGGCGCGAGTGACCAGCCGGCTGGTTCCGGGCACCCGGCGCCCAGCGCTGACCCGGCCGCCGCGCAGCCGGTGGAGCAGCCGCTCGCCGGGCAGGCCGCCGCGCATGAGACCGAGGCGGGCGAGACCCGGTTGGAGCAGCCCGCGTCCACCCCTGCCGCCGAGTGA
- a CDS encoding tyrosine recombinase XerC: protein MRSEQTREELPPELAAVVDAFARHLGNVAGRSPHTVRAYVADVVSLCEHAVRMGARELSELDLTAVRSWLARQRTLGSARATLARRAAAARTFSAWAHQHGHLATDVAAPLASPKPHRELPVVLRPEQAAAVLDGAASAALEPSAHPAPAAIPGPDPAARARALALRDHAALELLYATGVRVSELCGVDLPDLDLTRGVVRVLGKGGRERAVPFGRPAAAAVRRWLADGRPLLSHSDSVAALLLGARGGRVHPTVVRRLVRRSCQQAATPTISPHGLRHSAATHLLEGGADLRSVQELLGHSSLASTQIYTHVSVARLRSAYRQAHPRA from the coding sequence ATGAGAAGCGAGCAGACCCGCGAGGAGTTACCGCCGGAGCTGGCGGCGGTCGTCGACGCCTTCGCGAGGCATCTCGGCAACGTCGCCGGCCGCTCGCCCCACACGGTGCGGGCTTACGTGGCCGACGTGGTGTCGCTGTGCGAGCACGCGGTCCGGATGGGGGCCCGGGAGCTTTCCGAGCTCGATCTCACCGCCGTGCGAAGTTGGCTTGCCCGGCAACGTACGCTCGGCTCGGCCCGGGCCACGCTGGCCCGCCGGGCCGCCGCCGCCCGCACCTTCAGCGCCTGGGCGCACCAGCATGGCCACCTAGCCACCGACGTGGCGGCGCCACTGGCGAGCCCCAAGCCGCACCGCGAGCTGCCGGTGGTGCTCCGCCCGGAGCAGGCCGCAGCGGTACTGGACGGCGCGGCCTCCGCAGCCCTGGAGCCTTCGGCTCACCCAGCGCCGGCCGCCATCCCCGGCCCTGATCCGGCTGCTCGGGCGCGGGCGCTGGCGCTTCGCGACCATGCGGCGTTGGAGCTGCTTTACGCCACTGGGGTGCGAGTCAGCGAGCTGTGCGGAGTCGACCTGCCGGACCTCGACCTGACCCGTGGCGTGGTCCGGGTGCTTGGCAAGGGCGGCAGGGAGCGGGCGGTCCCGTTCGGCCGGCCGGCGGCGGCGGCGGTGAGGCGGTGGCTGGCCGACGGTCGACCGCTGCTCAGCCACTCGGACAGCGTCGCGGCGTTGCTGCTTGGGGCCCGTGGTGGCCGGGTGCACCCGACCGTGGTCCGCCGGCTGGTTCGTCGCAGCTGTCAGCAGGCGGCCACGCCGACCATCTCACCCCATGGCCTACGTCACAGTGCCGCCACTCATCTGCTGGAGGGCGGGGCGGACCTGCGCAGTGTGCAGGAGCTGTTGGGCCACTCTTCCCTGGCCAGTACGCAGATTTACACGCATGTCTCGGTGGCGCGGCTGCGGTCGGCGTATCGGCAGGCTCATCCTCGCGCGTGA
- a CDS encoding DNA-processing protein DprA, with translation MSELEQVRTARVALSGVAEPGNLALWRRVSSYGPVAVLEGLVAQGAAGAPSLFATGDAAESIDPGRRAAESLALTQRLGARVVIPEDDEWPAQLDDLLKICGKGGGDPVDRDAAPPLCLWVRGQQRLDEALARSVAVVGARAASGYGGHVAREIGYGLADAGWFVVSGGAFGIDAHAHRGALAAGGGTAAVLACGVERAYPLAHANLFDQITEQGLLVSEWAPGADPFRHRFLIRNRVIAAATVGTVLVEAGARSGARQTLRRARELGRRQLVVPGPVTSAMSVGNHEELRQPYDPPARLVTGVAQILEEVGRIGSDLAPPVRGPDQPRDRLGTTERRLVEALRRRAPLTAEQAAARAGVPLADAVRILPVLVLSGHAERHGDGFVAARRPGGAGSPAGA, from the coding sequence GTGAGCGAGTTGGAGCAGGTGCGCACGGCCCGGGTGGCGCTGAGCGGGGTTGCCGAACCCGGCAACCTCGCGCTGTGGCGGCGGGTGTCGAGCTATGGCCCGGTGGCGGTGTTGGAGGGCCTGGTCGCACAGGGCGCGGCGGGGGCGCCGTCGCTCTTCGCTACTGGCGATGCGGCGGAGTCGATTGATCCGGGGCGGCGCGCGGCGGAGAGCTTAGCGCTGACGCAGCGGCTCGGGGCCAGGGTGGTGATCCCGGAAGATGACGAGTGGCCGGCGCAGCTGGATGACCTGCTCAAGATCTGCGGTAAGGGTGGGGGCGATCCGGTCGACCGGGACGCCGCACCGCCGCTGTGCCTATGGGTTCGCGGGCAGCAGCGGCTGGACGAAGCCCTGGCTCGGTCCGTCGCGGTGGTGGGGGCCCGGGCCGCCAGCGGGTATGGCGGGCACGTGGCGCGTGAGATCGGCTACGGCTTGGCCGACGCCGGCTGGTTTGTGGTTTCGGGCGGAGCCTTCGGGATCGACGCGCACGCACATCGGGGAGCGCTCGCGGCTGGCGGGGGGACGGCGGCGGTGTTGGCGTGCGGCGTCGAGCGGGCCTACCCGTTGGCGCACGCCAATCTCTTCGACCAGATCACCGAGCAGGGCTTGCTGGTGAGCGAATGGGCGCCGGGCGCCGACCCGTTCCGGCATCGGTTCCTGATCCGCAACCGGGTGATCGCGGCGGCGACGGTCGGGACCGTCTTGGTGGAGGCTGGCGCGCGCAGTGGGGCGAGACAGACGCTACGTCGCGCGCGGGAGCTAGGCAGGCGACAGCTGGTGGTGCCGGGACCGGTGACCTCAGCGATGTCGGTGGGGAACCATGAGGAGCTACGCCAGCCCTACGATCCGCCGGCCCGGTTGGTGACCGGGGTGGCGCAGATCCTGGAAGAGGTCGGCCGCATCGGCAGTGACCTGGCACCACCGGTGCGAGGCCCGGACCAGCCGCGGGACCGGTTGGGTACCACCGAGCGGCGGCTCGTCGAGGCGCTGCGCCGGCGCGCCCCGCTAACCGCGGAGCAGGCCGCGGCTCGCGCGGGGGTGCCGCTGGCCGACGCGGTGCGGATCCTGCCGGTGCTGGTCCTCTCCGGCCACGCGGAGCGCCACGGCGATGGCTTCGTCGCGGCTCGGCGACCAGGCGGGGCAGGCTCGCCGGCGGGTGCTTGA
- a CDS encoding YifB family Mg chelatase-like AAA ATPase, with product MSYAMVRSVGLVGVAGHLVEVEADLANGLPAVALSGLPDTALHEARDRVRAAIVNSGQVWPNRRITVNLLPASLPKFGSSFDAAIACAVLAAAGELPLAGLAGAAVIGELGLDGSLRPVRGVLPMVLAAARAEVGSVIVPVANATEAALVPGVMVWGADTLGMLVRAIRGEGPLSPPPAPSPLPTASAAPDLAEVVGQATGRWAMEVAAAGGHHLAMVGPPGAGKTLLAQRLPTILPELDDEAALEVTALHSVAGALPTGAGLVRRPPFQAPHHSASMPALVGGGAGLARPGAISLAHRGVLFLDEAPEYSRRALDALRQPLEEGMVRLRRSAGETTYPARVQLVLAANPCPCARPSGDADCECTALVRRRYLGRLSGPLLDRIDVQLGLEPVSGAALFDAEAVAESSATVGARVAVARAAAVARWSAHGWRSNAEVPGSVLHARRWRPPPAVMAPARRLLDLGELSARGFHRVLRMAWTLCDLAGRSRPDRGDLAAATELRRGERW from the coding sequence ATGAGCTACGCCATGGTGCGGTCGGTGGGTCTGGTGGGGGTGGCGGGGCATCTGGTCGAGGTGGAGGCCGACCTGGCGAACGGGCTGCCGGCGGTGGCGCTCTCGGGTTTGCCGGACACCGCCCTACACGAGGCCCGGGACCGGGTGCGGGCGGCGATCGTCAACTCCGGGCAGGTCTGGCCCAACCGTCGCATCACCGTCAACCTGCTCCCTGCCTCGCTGCCCAAGTTCGGGTCCAGCTTCGACGCCGCGATCGCCTGCGCTGTGCTGGCGGCCGCCGGGGAGCTGCCACTGGCCGGGCTGGCCGGCGCGGCCGTCATCGGTGAGCTGGGGCTCGACGGCAGCCTGCGGCCGGTGCGTGGGGTGCTGCCGATGGTGCTCGCTGCGGCCCGCGCCGAGGTGGGCTCGGTGATTGTGCCGGTGGCGAATGCGACCGAGGCGGCGCTGGTGCCCGGGGTGATGGTCTGGGGCGCAGATACGTTGGGGATGCTGGTGCGCGCGATTCGCGGTGAGGGCCCGCTGTCGCCGCCGCCAGCGCCGAGCCCGCTGCCTACCGCCTCGGCCGCTCCCGACCTCGCGGAGGTGGTGGGTCAGGCGACCGGCCGGTGGGCGATGGAGGTCGCTGCGGCCGGCGGCCACCATCTGGCGATGGTCGGACCGCCGGGGGCGGGCAAGACACTGCTGGCTCAGCGGCTTCCGACGATCCTGCCGGAGCTCGATGATGAGGCGGCGTTGGAGGTGACCGCGCTGCACTCGGTCGCCGGGGCGCTGCCGACCGGCGCCGGGCTGGTGCGGCGCCCGCCGTTCCAGGCCCCACACCACTCCGCCAGCATGCCGGCGCTGGTCGGAGGTGGGGCGGGTCTGGCCCGGCCGGGGGCGATCAGTCTGGCTCACCGCGGGGTGCTCTTTCTGGACGAGGCCCCCGAGTATTCGCGGCGGGCGCTGGACGCCCTGCGGCAGCCGCTGGAGGAGGGCATGGTGCGGCTGCGTCGATCGGCGGGGGAGACCACTTATCCGGCCCGGGTCCAGCTGGTGCTGGCGGCCAATCCGTGCCCGTGTGCCCGGCCGTCCGGCGACGCTGATTGCGAGTGCACCGCCCTGGTGCGTCGCCGCTATCTCGGCCGGCTCTCCGGGCCGCTGCTGGATCGCATCGACGTCCAGCTCGGCCTGGAACCGGTGTCGGGGGCAGCGTTGTTCGATGCCGAGGCGGTCGCGGAGTCGTCGGCAACCGTCGGTGCGCGGGTGGCCGTTGCCCGGGCCGCCGCAGTGGCCCGCTGGAGCGCTCACGGGTGGCGCAGCAACGCGGAGGTCCCCGGCTCGGTGCTGCACGCTCGGCGGTGGCGGCCGCCGCCGGCGGTGATGGCACCGGCTCGACGGCTACTTGACCTGGGCGAGTTGTCTGCGCGGGGCTTTCACCGAGTGTTGCGAATGGCGTGGACGCTCTGCGACTTGGCGGGGAGATCAAGGCCAGACCGGGGCGACCTGGCCGCAGCGACCGAACTTCGGCGGGGGGAGCGTTGGTGA
- a CDS encoding YraN family protein, producing MTKARQAVGAYGERLAAQHLVAAGLVVLDRNWRSGTGEIDIIARDGDVLVLCEVKTRRGPEFGTPAEAVGRRKVARMRRLAGEWLALAGVRPREVRFDVVEVVSPPRGAAQVRHLKGAF from the coding sequence ATGACAAAAGCGAGGCAGGCGGTGGGTGCGTACGGCGAGCGGCTGGCGGCCCAGCATCTGGTGGCGGCGGGGCTGGTGGTGCTGGACCGGAATTGGCGCTCCGGCACCGGCGAGATCGACATCATCGCCCGTGACGGGGACGTGCTGGTCCTCTGCGAGGTGAAGACCCGCCGGGGTCCGGAGTTCGGGACCCCGGCGGAGGCGGTCGGTCGCCGCAAGGTGGCGCGGATGCGGCGGCTCGCCGGGGAGTGGCTGGCCCTGGCTGGGGTCCGCCCCCGGGAGGTGCGCTTCGACGTGGTGGAGGTGGTGTCGCCGCCGCGGGGGGCCGCCCAGGTCCGTCACCTCAAGGGAGCGTTCTGA
- a CDS encoding sulfite oxidase: MAQPWSSPARVAEPDEQISFEELALAARNHALPLEALRYDVTPIGLHYLLTHYDIPELDPAEFTVTIAGRVTRPVRLDLPALRARPRVTTRVTMECAGNGRALLNPRPVSQPWLTGAVGTAEWTGTPLAPVLREAGLADDAVEVVFAGADHGVERGVTQDYQRSLPVAEALRDEVLLAYEMNGVPLPPQHGAPLRLVVPGWYGMAHVKWLRQITVRDTPFDGYQNTSAYRLRQHPDEPGEPVTRMLPRALLQPPGYPDFMSRVRGLAAGPCRLTGRAWAGDAEVTGVEVSIDGGEHWTPAALEPSDAPAWVWRRWWYDWQATPGHYRLQARATDAAGRTQPVDQSWNRGGFTNNLVQRVEVMVTDATSPPAAAAAAPAPNPTG; this comes from the coding sequence ATGGCGCAGCCGTGGAGCAGCCCCGCGCGGGTGGCCGAACCCGACGAACAGATCTCCTTCGAAGAGCTGGCGTTGGCGGCGCGTAACCACGCGCTGCCGCTGGAGGCGTTGCGCTATGACGTCACCCCGATCGGGCTGCACTACCTGTTGACCCACTACGACATCCCGGAGCTCGACCCGGCTGAGTTCACTGTGACCATCGCTGGCCGGGTGACCCGGCCGGTGCGACTCGACCTGCCGGCGCTGCGAGCGCGGCCGCGGGTGACGACCCGGGTCACCATGGAGTGCGCCGGAAACGGGCGGGCGCTCCTCAATCCCCGACCGGTGAGCCAGCCGTGGCTCACCGGCGCGGTCGGCACCGCGGAGTGGACCGGCACCCCACTGGCGCCGGTGCTACGCGAGGCGGGGCTCGCCGACGACGCGGTCGAGGTGGTCTTCGCCGGCGCTGACCACGGTGTGGAGCGCGGAGTCACCCAGGACTACCAGCGCAGTCTGCCGGTCGCCGAGGCGCTGCGCGACGAGGTGCTGCTCGCCTACGAGATGAATGGGGTGCCGCTGCCACCGCAGCACGGTGCGCCGCTGCGGCTGGTGGTCCCCGGGTGGTACGGCATGGCGCACGTCAAGTGGCTGCGGCAGATCACGGTTCGGGATACCCCGTTCGACGGCTACCAGAACACCAGCGCCTACCGGCTCCGGCAGCACCCCGACGAGCCGGGTGAGCCGGTCACCCGGATGCTGCCGCGGGCGTTGCTGCAACCACCGGGTTACCCCGACTTCATGTCCCGGGTACGCGGCCTTGCCGCCGGGCCGTGCCGACTGACCGGGCGGGCGTGGGCCGGTGACGCGGAGGTGACCGGGGTGGAGGTCTCCATCGACGGTGGAGAGCACTGGACACCAGCTGCGCTGGAGCCCAGTGACGCGCCGGCGTGGGTCTGGCGCCGTTGGTGGTACGACTGGCAGGCGACGCCTGGTCACTACCGGCTGCAGGCGCGCGCCACCGACGCGGCGGGACGCACCCAGCCGGTGGACCAATCCTGGAACCGCGGCGGATTCACCAACAACCTGGTCCAGCGGGTCGAGGTCATGGTCACCGACGCTACGTCACCGCCGGCCGCGGCAGCAGCCGCACCCGCCCCCAACCCAACAGGCTGA
- a CDS encoding M23 family metallopeptidase yields MAITGLLAAGGVTAAASRAAGASPPAPAASSADAATAARGEYRWPLPGPPPVTRQFIPPAAPWLAGHRGVDLAAPPGAVVFAAGAGVVFFAGPVAGRPVVSVAHPDGLRTTYEPVVATVAVGEPVAAGAPIGVLEAGHPGCSTSACLHWGVRQGEVYLDPLSLLGWGRVRLLPRPAVT; encoded by the coding sequence TTGGCAATAACCGGGCTGCTGGCAGCCGGCGGAGTTACCGCGGCGGCGAGTCGGGCCGCGGGAGCATCGCCTCCTGCGCCAGCGGCTTCGTCCGCCGACGCCGCCACCGCCGCCCGCGGCGAGTATCGATGGCCGCTGCCCGGCCCACCGCCGGTGACCCGACAGTTCATCCCGCCAGCCGCCCCGTGGCTCGCTGGGCACCGGGGCGTCGACCTCGCGGCGCCGCCCGGGGCAGTGGTTTTCGCGGCCGGCGCCGGCGTGGTCTTCTTCGCCGGGCCGGTAGCGGGCCGACCAGTGGTGAGCGTGGCGCACCCCGATGGGCTACGCACCACCTACGAGCCGGTCGTCGCCACTGTCGCGGTAGGCGAGCCGGTCGCGGCCGGTGCCCCGATCGGGGTGCTCGAGGCCGGCCATCCGGGCTGCTCCACCAGCGCCTGCCTGCACTGGGGAGTGCGCCAGGGCGAGGTCTACCTCGACCCGCTCAGCCTGTTGGGTTGGGGGCGGGTGCGGCTGCTGCCGCGGCCGGCGGTGACGTAG
- a CDS encoding DUF2469 domain-containing protein, whose product MSAEDLEKYETDMELQLYREYRDIVRQFSYVVETERRFYLANQVDLHVRNSDGEVYFEVEMQDAWVWDMYRPARFVKNVRVMTFKDVNVEELEKPDISLPSDSGFGG is encoded by the coding sequence ATGAGCGCGGAAGATCTCGAAAAGTACGAGACCGACATGGAGCTCCAGCTCTACCGGGAGTATCGCGACATCGTCCGCCAGTTCTCGTATGTGGTCGAGACCGAGCGCCGGTTTTATCTGGCGAACCAGGTCGACCTGCACGTGCGTAACTCGGATGGTGAGGTCTACTTCGAGGTCGAGATGCAGGACGCCTGGGTGTGGGACATGTACCGCCCAGCGCGGTTTGTCAAGAACGTCCGGGTTATGACGTTCAAGGACGTGAACGTGGAGGAGTTGGAGAAGCCGGACATTTCGCTACCTTCGGACTCCGGCTTCGGCGGCTGA